Proteins encoded by one window of Chanos chanos chromosome 7, fChaCha1.1, whole genome shotgun sequence:
- the marchf4a gene encoding E3 ubiquitin-protein ligase MARCHF4: protein MLLALGVIVWCWGLLSRRPMLRRQGMQKSRCCVLFSDLKVFLLRPQPPSAPPPALTPMSGQNTESNATSSAAGNNSLANGHHQPSGWTTLPTGESAVGANEGRVTEDWASTTVEPTGTLDCCSSSEDCSKEKYDERSLNSCTDSGVRTPLCRICFQGPEQGELLSPCRCSGSVRCTHEPCLIKWISERGSWSCELCYYKYQVIAISTKNPLQWQAISLTVIEKVQIAAAVLGSLFLIASISWLVWSSLSPSAKWQRQDLLFQICYAMYGFMDLVCIALIVHEGPSVFRIFNRWQAVNQQWKVLNYDKIKDNEDQQKSGVTFRTLTLPLSPRGAAQTASPAQASASTSSLMAAAAAAAATMATPTPATTAVPSTTVSNATAATAVGAETQDSSEPSSGLSLPLDHNCAYNILHLLSHLRTQEPRGQPSNGNRELVMRVTTV, encoded by the exons ATGTTGTTGGCCTTGGGTGTCATTGTATGGTGCTGGGGATTGTTGAGTCGCAGACCGATGCTGCGCCGCCAGGGCATGCAGAAAAGCCGCTGCTGCGTCTTATTTAGTGACCTGAAGGTTTTCCTTCTCAGGCCACAACCACCCTCGGCACCGCCACCTGCGCTCACACCCATGAGTggccaaaacacagagagcaatgcGACGAGTAGCGCCGCGGGGAACAACTCTCTAGCTAACGGACATCACCAACCATCGGGCTGGACTACGCTGCCTACAGGGGAGTCTGCTGTCGGCGCCAATGAGGGTCGGGTAACCGAAGATTGGGCTAGTACCACTGTCGAACCGACTGGGACTCTGGATTGCTGCAGTTCGTCGGAGGATTGTTCCAAAGAGAAGTACGATGAAAGATCACTGAACAGTTGTACGGACAGCGGAGTGAGGACTCCTTTGTGTCGAATTTGTTTTCAGGGACCGGAGCAG gGGGAGCTCCTGAGCCCCTGTCGCTGCAGTGGCTCTGTTCGGTGTACCCATGAACCCTGTCTCATTAAGTGGATCAGTGAGAGAGGTTCTTGGAGCTGTGAACTCTGTTATTACAAATACCAGGTCATTGCCATCAGTACCAAGAACCCACTGCAG TGGCAGGCCATATCCCTGACGGTGATTGAGAAGGTACAGATCGCGGCAGCTGTGCTGGGTTCTCTCTTCCTGATTGCCAGCATCTCCTGGTTGGTCTGGTCATCTCTCAGCCCCTCAGCCAAGTGGCAGCGCCAGGACCTCCTCTTCCAGATCTGTTACGCCATGTATGGCTTCATGGACCTGGTGTGCATCG CTTTGATCGTCCACGAAGGCCCGTCCGTGTTCCGCATTTTTAACCGATGGCAGGCTGTAAACCAGCAGTGGAAAGTCCTCAACTATGACAAGATCAAAGACAACGAGGACCAGCAGAAAAGCGGCGTGACATTCCGGACCCTGactcttcccctctcccctAGAGGCGCGGCTCAGACTGCTTCGCCTGCCCAAGCCTCTGCATCCACCTCTTCACTTAtggccgccgccgccgccgcggCTGCCACCATGGCAACGCCTACTCCGGCGACCACCGCCGTCCCCTCGACTACAGTCTCCAACGCGACCGCGGCCACCGCCGTCGGCGCGGAAACGCAGGACTCTTCGGAACCCAGCAGCGGACTGTCGCTTCCCCTCGACCATAACTGTGCGTACAACATCCTCCACCTGCTCAGTCACCTGAGGACCCAGGAGCCGCGCGGCCAGCCCAGCAACGGCAACCGAGAGCTGGTCATGAGGGTGACGACGGTCTGA